The window GGTCAACCGCCGCCGCCCGCACGGTGAGTGAGGCCCTCGCCTATCGGGCTCTCGTCGAGTGCGCCGGATGCGGCGTTCCCGGGACGGCCCTGGGCGAGGACCTGTGCCCGGCCTGCCTCGGCTGGCCGGCGTGCCACACCTGCCCGGGCCACACCCCCCGGCGCGCCGACCCCGGCGGCGACGGCCGGTGTACCACGTGCGCTTCGACGCTGGCCGACCACTTGGAAGGAAGCAGTCCGTGAACGATGTGCTCGATACGTCACCGCTGACCGTGGCCGCGCACCACCAGGGCCCCTTCACGAGCGACCCGGGGCGGTGGACCGCGAAACGCTCCCGGGCACTGCGGAGCGGACACGTTCGCGACAACTGCTGCTCGGACGCCTGCGAGCCGGTGCTTGTCCACGAACACACGCCCTGGGGCTCGCTCGCCTGGACTGTCCCGGGTGACGGCAGCCCGCCCGATATCCCCCATCAGATTGAGGTCCTCACTCCGGCCGCCACCTTCACCCAGCGCCTGACTGTGCGCTGGCTGACCAGGCGCCCCGCCCGGCACATTGCCCTGGCGCCCGTGCCGGGATCGCTGCGGCTTGCCGTTGTCGTCGTCGCTCTCATCGGCCTGGCCGCCGGACTGGTGGCCATGCGCCTCGGCGTTCCCCTCGACGTCACGCTGCCGGCGATGCTGCTCGCTCCGGCACTCGCCGAGCACCTGCCCGGCCGACTCGACGCGAAAGCCCGCGAGCACATCCGCACCGTCCAAGGCGACGGCGCCGTCCGCTGCCTGTATCGCCTCGCCGCCCTGCATACCTCGCTCGTCCAGGCCGTCGCGGGCAGCGACCGCTACGAACTGCGGCGCTCGGTCGAGATCGGCCACACCCTGCTGTGGGACGCGGCTCATGTGCTCCAGATCCAAGACAGCCGCTCGGCTTCCGCCAGGCTCATCGGCCGTGAACGGCTGATGCTCCAACTCGCCGACCAGGTAGCACAGATCATCGGGCGCTCCGCCCGCGAGGACGGCGCCGGTGATGCGGACCAGACCCGCAAGCCCACGCGGCCCTCGTACTCGCCGGGCGTCCGTCCGACGACACCTCGCTCCACGCCCAGCATCCCACCCCTGAAGGGAACCGTCCGCATGCCCGAGCCCCAGCCTTGGCCCGATTCCAGCCCGGCCGTCCGCACCCCGGACGTCTACCTAGCAGGCCACGTACGATCCGCAGCGGGTCGCCGGGATCAAGCATCTCGGCAGCCCGTTGTCGTCCGCTCAGCGGATCTACGAACGTGTACGCCGCGCCATCGCGTCCCAGAACCGATCGAGCTCCCGCACCCGCATGCTGACCCAGTGCGGTGTCTTCCTCCGCAGCACTCTGGGAAAGCACCGCCGCACCCGTCCGGGCAGCAGGGCCTGCTGCTGGCGGCAGAACGGCTCGCGGATCTCGCCCCGGGGCACACTGCCGCAAGGCGGGTACGGGCACAGCTTGAACTTGCATTCGGGCAGGCAGGTCGAACCCGGCGCGGGCGGGACGGCGGTTCCGGCTGGCATCCCGGGCCTCAGCGGCTCGCGGTTCGTCCGGATGCACGGCGGAAGGGACATGCCCGGCTGTTCCACGCGGGCCATCCGGTCTTCGACCTCGTCAGGGTTTCCGTCCCGTTCGACGAGGTTCAGCATGACCAGCACATCGGCGACCAGGCGCTGGGCGCGCCCGTCCAGCGTGCTCCACCCGACCGAGGGCGGGACCCACAGGTTGTGCCGGCGGCGTCCCTCGGTGTGGTCGACACGGGAGCCGATGTTGTCGGCGACGCCCTTCTCGTCGATCCAGAGGAAGCGCTCGGGCTGCCCGGTCTCCAGGGCGAGGGCCACCAGGTCGCCCGCCTCGGCGACGAACGGGTGCAGACACCTGGGGGGCGAGTCGCCGTTGTCGCCGTTCACTTCCGGCGGGCCGGGCGCTCTGTTGACCGTGCCGGCTGTCGACAGCCAGCGCCTGACGGTGTCAACGGCGGTGGTCCCGCCGATCGTCCGGGACGGCGGACTCGATCCGTCGCCGTCGTCGTGGCCACGCTGGCCGGCGCCGTCCGGGAGTTCCCACAGGCACAGCGCCTGGAGCAGGCTGAGTTGGGCATACCAGCACCGGGACCGCTGCAGGACCGTCTCCGCCTGTCGGATCAGGTCGGCGCGCCTGCCTTGGTCTGTGTTCGGGTGGCCCCTGCGCCTGTTGGCCGCGTACTTGAAGCCCTGGGCGAGCGCGGCTTCCAGGGCGAGCGGCAGGTCGGGGGCGCCGCCGACGTGGACTGGGTCGAGGTGGCGCAGCCACTTGGCAAGGCGTTCCCGGGCCTCGTCGCGGTGGGCCTCGTCGACGGAACCCAGCAGCATGGGGAGGATCCAGGCCCGCATCACGAAGTGACGCAGCAGGCCGACCCGTTGCTTGCGGTACTCCTCGTTCAGTTCGCGCAGTTTGCCCTGCAGCCGTTCGGCGCGTTGGGACGACGCGGGACCGGAGGGCGTGTGGGCGTCCCTCTCCTGCGCCGCCTCCTTGGCCCATGCCTCATACTTCCGCCTCTTTCTGGCTTTGAGGCGTTTGACCGCGTCGTTGTACTCCTGCACAGGATCGCTGTTGAGGTCGAATCGCTCGCGGATCACGGCGAACGCCGCACTGCCGCCAGTGCCGCACTCCTGGGCGGCTGCCAGGCGTATGGAGTAGGAGGGCTCTTCGACACCCAGTTTGAAGAGCTCCCAGTACAGCCGACTGGTTTCGATCCTGTCGGAGATCCTGCGCAGCGCCGCGCCGAGTTGCTTGATCAGCGCCAGCTTCGCGTCGTCGAGGGTGCGCCGGTCCCCCTTGATGGCGGGCCAGCAGTCATGCACCGCACCGACGATGTCGGCGAGACGTCCCGGGGTCTGTTCCACGCTTTCGATTTCCAGTGCCGCCGCGTAGAGGTCCAGGACCTTCGAGTCGTCCGTACGGCGCCTCGCGGCCGCACACAGCCGGTGGGTGAGGGTGCGCCCGTGCACGGGTGCCTGCCGCACCAGCTCCTCGAACTCCTTCTTCGCTTCGGCCCGGACGCCGCCTGCCCGGGTCGCGGCTTCCGCCGCCCGCCGACGGGACAGGAACACCAGGGCGGTGAGCAACTCCCGGCTGGGGCCAGGCGGTTGCAGCGCCTGGTCGACCAGTTCTCCTGCCCCGCGCTCTCCCAGTTCGGCCAGGAGGCGGAAGCCGAAGTACGCCTGGACGATGCTGTGGGGGAAACGGACCTTCCGCTCCAGACCTTCCACCAGCCTGAGCTTGTTCGCGTTGGCCGCGAAGCGGGCGAGGACGGCGTGGCTCTGGTCCATGCTCCCCCCGCTCAGACGCCTGCGTTCCTTGTCGCTGAGCCGCGCGCAGAGCGTGTGCCAGATCTGTTCCCGGTGCCACTCGGTGAAGACGTTGCCGCGCTTGCCGTACTGGTCGAAGCCGCGCGCGCTGGTCCACAGGTGCTCGGCCCTGGTCCTCACGCGCCGCACCGGGCCGGGGTGCACGTCCGTGCCCAGCAACTCGGTGAAGCCGACCTCCAGGGTGTCTTGGAGCAGGCCGATGCAGGCCAGGGCGGACACGACTTCGACGGTGTCGCGGCGCTCCTGCCGGTTCAGCGCGACGTCCTCCCGCAGCCTGCCCGCACACAGCTTCCGTTCCCACCTCTCCATCAGTTGCAGCCGAGGCGTGCTGCGGTCCCGGCCGGAGGTGTCCAGAGGTTTCGGGTCGTCGGGGGGCAGCAGGCCGTGGCGGTGCAGTTCACGAACGATCTGCAGGTAGATGGGTGATTCGGTGACCTCCGCCGTCTGAACGATGCCGTCGAGGTACTTCTCGTCCGCGTCCGATGCGCGTGCCTCGACGAAGTGCAGCGCCTCCTCTTCGCTCAACGGTTCCAGCTCCACGATCGCGGCGGAGGTGTTCTCCAGGGGGCTGTGTGGCCGGGAGGCGATGACCAGCGGCAACTTCTCTTTGTAGGCACGCTCGATGGCCCGGCGGATGATGTTGTCCCGGTGCTGCTGAAGGCTGTCGTCGAGGAGTGCCTCTTCCAGGCCGTCTGCTATGACGACCGGTTTGTCGTCTGCGAGCAGCTGTTGCCAGACCCGGTCGATCTTGGTGCGCGCCAGGGTTCCCTGGGGCGTCTCCTCGGCGAAGCGCCGCTTCGCCATGCGCTCGAAGTTCAGGTCGGCCTCGCCGGCCGCGTCCCGCAGGCGGATCGGCACGGGCACGGCGTGCCGCCGTGCCAACAGTTCGGTGAGCCGTACCAGGACGGCGGTCTTCCCCACTCCGACGCCGCCGACGA of the Streptomyces sp. NBC_00287 genome contains:
- a CDS encoding ATP-binding protein, with product MTSVVRRPPGRERPRNAPMATLDLRRAGGRVRSAVVGRWHTLTIRLEARRGATRPRMWRRWASYSNATRLVWVIAVLAVLAWCGEGLYILITGESTGFEDLRKDGGFDALLRFVGPVLTASIAAALFLFCWYGWTKRRYLGKARRRPGRLVLTAGQDTDDIVGRDEVAQVIAERLRDRDNRRPYLLVGGVGVGKTAVLVRLTELLARRHAVPVPIRLRDAAGEADLNFERMAKRRFAEETPQGTLARTKIDRVWQQLLADDKPVVIADGLEEALLDDSLQQHRDNIIRRAIERAYKEKLPLVIASRPHSPLENTSAAIVELEPLSEEEALHFVEARASDADEKYLDGIVQTAEVTESPIYLQIVRELHRHGLLPPDDPKPLDTSGRDRSTPRLQLMERWERKLCAGRLREDVALNRQERRDTVEVVSALACIGLLQDTLEVGFTELLGTDVHPGPVRRVRTRAEHLWTSARGFDQYGKRGNVFTEWHREQIWHTLCARLSDKERRRLSGGSMDQSHAVLARFAANANKLRLVEGLERKVRFPHSIVQAYFGFRLLAELGERGAGELVDQALQPPGPSRELLTALVFLSRRRAAEAATRAGGVRAEAKKEFEELVRQAPVHGRTLTHRLCAAARRRTDDSKVLDLYAAALEIESVEQTPGRLADIVGAVHDCWPAIKGDRRTLDDAKLALIKQLGAALRRISDRIETSRLYWELFKLGVEEPSYSIRLAAAQECGTGGSAAFAVIRERFDLNSDPVQEYNDAVKRLKARKRRKYEAWAKEAAQERDAHTPSGPASSQRAERLQGKLRELNEEYRKQRVGLLRHFVMRAWILPMLLGSVDEAHRDEARERLAKWLRHLDPVHVGGAPDLPLALEAALAQGFKYAANRRRGHPNTDQGRRADLIRQAETVLQRSRCWYAQLSLLQALCLWELPDGAGQRGHDDGDGSSPPSRTIGGTTAVDTVRRWLSTAGTVNRAPGPPEVNGDNGDSPPRCLHPFVAEAGDLVALALETGQPERFLWIDEKGVADNIGSRVDHTEGRRRHNLWVPPSVGWSTLDGRAQRLVADVLVMLNLVERDGNPDEVEDRMARVEQPGMSLPPCIRTNREPLRPGMPAGTAVPPAPGSTCLPECKFKLCPYPPCGSVPRGEIREPFCRQQQALLPGRVRRCFPRVLRRKTPHWVSMRVRELDRFWDAMARRTRS